From a single Tursiops truncatus isolate mTurTru1 chromosome 20, mTurTru1.mat.Y, whole genome shotgun sequence genomic region:
- the KDM6B gene encoding lysine-specific demethylase 6B isoform X2, with the protein MHRAVDPAGARAAREAFALGGLSCAGAWSSCPPHPPPRSAWLPGGRCSASIGQPPLPAPLPPSHGSSSGHPNKPYYAPGTPTPRPLHGKLESLHGCVQALLREPAQPGLWEQLGQLYESEHDSEEAVRCYHSALRYGGSLAELGPRVGRLQQAQLWNFHAASCQHRPKVLPPLEQVWNLLHLEHKRNYGAKRGGPPVKRAAEPPVVQPMPPAALSGPSGEEGLSPGGKRRRGCNSEQTGLPPGLPLPPPPLPPAPPPPGLATSPPFQLTKPGLWSTPHGDAWGPERKGSAPPERQEQRHSLPHPYPYPAPAYPVHPPGHRLVPAAPPGPRPPGAESHGCPPATRPPGSDLRESRVQRSRMDSSVSPAATTACVPYAPSRPPGPPGTTTSSSSSSSNPGLRGVEPSPGIPGADHYQTPALEVSSHQGRLGPSAHSSRKPFLAAPAATPHLSLPPGPSSPPPPPCPRLLRPPPPPAWLKGPACRAAREDGEILDELFFGAEGRPRPPPPPLPHREGFLGPPAPRFSVGTQDSHTPPAPPTTSSSNSGSHSSSPTGPVSFPTPSYLARSMDPLPRPPSPTLSPQDPPLAPLTLALPPAPPSSCHQNTSGSFRHPESPRPRVSFPKTPEGGPGPSPGPLNKAPQPVPPRVGELPARGPRLFDFPPTPLEDQFEEPAEFKILPDGLANIMKMLDESIRKEEEQQRHEAGVVPPPPLKEPFTSLQPPFPTDTAPATTAATAATTPATQEEEKKPPPALPPPPPLAKFPPPPQPPPTARAPPASPANLLKSLASVLEGQKYCYRGTGAAVPTRPGPLPTTQYSPGSSSGATAPPPTSAAPSAQGSPQPSASSSSQFSTSGGPWARERRAGEEPAPGPMTPAPPPPPLPLPPARSESEVLEEISRACETLVERVGRSTADPADPVDTADRADSGTERLQPPAQAKEESGGVAAAARPGSSKRRQKEHRRHRRACKDSVGRRPREGRAKAKAKAPKEKSRRVLGNLDLQSEEIQGREKARPDLGGASKAKPPVAPGPPPAPAPSVQPTPPAAPVPGKKAREEAPGPLGVSRADMLKLRSLSEGPPKELKIRLIKVESGDKETFIASEVEERRLRMADLTISHCAADVVRASKNAKVKGKFRESYLSPAQSVKPKINSEEKLPREKLNPPTPSIYLESKRDAFSPVLLQFCTDPRNPITVIRGLAGSLRLNLGLFSTKTLVEASGEHTVEVRTQVQQPSDENWDLTGTRQIWPCESSRSHTTIAKYAQYQASSFQESLQEEKESEDEESEEPDSTTGTPPSSAPDPKNHHIIKFGTNIDLSDAKRWKPQLQELLKLPAFMRVTSTGNMLSHVGHTILGMNTVQLYMKVPGSRTPGHQENNNFCSVNINIGPGDCEWFAVHEHYWETISAFCDRHGVDYLTGSWWPILDDLYASNIPVYRFVQRPGDLVWINAGTVHWVQATGWCNNIAWNVGPLTGEGAGPVVG; encoded by the exons ATGCATCGGGCAGTGGACCCTGCAGGGGCCCGCGCTGCACGGGAAGCCTTTGCCCTTGGGGGCTTGAGCTGTGCTGGGGCCTGGAGCTCCTGCCCGCCCCATCCCCCTCCTCGGAGCGCATGGCTGCCTGGAGGCAG GTGCTCTGCCAGCATCGGGCAGCCCCCACTCCCTGCTCCCCTACCTCCTTCACACGGCAGTAGCTCTGGCCACCCCAACAAACCGTATTATGCTCCAGG GACACCCACCCCAAGACCCCTCCATGGGAAGCTGGAATCCCTGCATGGCTGTGTGCAGGCATTGCTCCGGGAGCCGGCCCAGCCGGGGCTGTGGGAGCAGCTTGGGCAGCTGTACGAGTCAGAGCACGACAGTGAGGAGGCTGTACGCTGCTACCACAGCGCCCTTCGATACGGAGGAAGCTTGGCTGAGCTGGGGCCCCGCGTCGGCCGACTACAGCAG gcccagCTTTGGAACTTTCATGCCGCCTCCTGCCAGCACCGACCCAAGGTTCTGCCTCCCCTGGAGCAAGTGTGGAACTTGTTGCACCTTGAG CACAAACGGAACTATGGGGCCAAGCGGGGGGGTCCCCCGGTGAAGCGAGCCGCCGAACCCCCGGTGGTGCAGCCTATGCCTCCTGCAGCACTCTCAGGCCCCTCGGGGGAGGAGGGCCTCAGCCCTGGAGGCAAACGCAGGAGAGGCTGCAACTCTGAGCAG ACTGGCCTTCCCCCAGGGCTGCCGCTGCCTCCGCCACCAttacccccagccccacccccgccTGGCCTAGCCACCAGCCCTCCATTCCAGCTGACCAAGCCAGGGCTGTGGAGTACCCCGCATGGAGATGCATGGGGCCCCGAGCGCAAGGGTTCAGCACCCCCAGAGCGCCAG GAGCAGCGGCACTCGCTGCCTCACCCATATCCATACCCAGCTCCGGCCTACCCTGTGCACCCCCCCGGCCACCGGCTGGTCCCGGCTGCACCCCcaggcccccgccccccaggagcAGAGAGCCATGGCTGCCCGCCTGCCACCCGTCCCCCTGGAAGTGACCTTAGAGAGAGCAGAGTTCAGAGGTCGCGGATGGACTCCAGCGTTTCACCAGCAGCAACCACCGCCTGCGTGCCTTACGCCCCTTCCCGGCCCCCTGGCCCCCCCggcaccaccaccagcagcagtagcagcagcagcaacccTGGTCTCCGGGGCGTGGAGCCGAGCCCAGGCATT CCCGGTGCTGACCATTACCAAACTCCCGCGCTGGAGGTCTCCTCTCACCAAGGCCGCCTTGGGCCCTCAGCACACAGTAGTCGGAAACCATTCCTGGCGGCTCCCGCTGCCACTCCCCACCTGTCCCTGCCACCTGgcccctcctcacctcctcctcccccttgtcCCCGCCTCTTACGCCCTCCACCCCCCCCTGCCTGGCTGAAGGGCCCAGCCTGCCGAGCAGCCCGTGAGGATGGAGAGATCTTAGACGAGCTCTTCTTCGGGGCTGAGGGAcgcccccgccctcccccgccacccctcccccaccgcgAGGGCTTCTTGGGACCTCCGGCCCCCCGCTTTTCTGTGGGCACTCAGGATTCGCACACCCCTCCCGCTCCCCCAaccaccagcagcagcaacagtGGCAGCCACAGCAGCAGCCCTACTGGGCCTGTGTCCTTCCCTACACCTTCCTATTTGGCCAGAAGTATGgacccccttccccgcccccccagcccAACATTGAGCCCCCAGGACCCACCTCTTGCACCCCTGACTCTTGccctgcctccagcccctccctcctcttgccACCAGAATACCTCAGGAAGCTTCAGGCACCCGGAGAGCCCTCGGCCCAGGGTCTCCTTCCCAAAGACCCCCGAGGGGGGGCCGGGGCCATCCCCAGGCCCCCTGAATAAAGCCCCCCAGCCTGTGCCGCCCAGGGTTGGGGAGCTGCCTGCCCGAGGCCCTCGACTCTTTGACTTCCCCCCTACCCCACTGGAGGACCAGTTTGAGGAGCCAGCTGAATTCAAGATCCTACCTGATGGGCTGGCCAACATCATGAAGATGCTGGATGAATCCATTCGCAAGGAGGAGGAGCAGCAACGACACGAGGCAGGCGTGGTCCCCCCGCCTCCTCTGAAGGAGCCCTTTACATCTCTGCAGCCTCCATTCCCCACTGACACAGCCCCAGCCACCACTGCTGCCACCGCCGCCACCACCCCGGCCacccaggaagaggagaagaagccACCACCAGCCCTGCCACCACCGCCGCCTCTAGCCAAGTTCCCGCCACCACCCCAGCCACCGCCAACTGCGCGAGCCCCACCAGCCAGCCCGGCCAACCTGCTCAAGTCCTTGGCTTCTGTGCTGGAAGGACAAAAGTACTGTTACCGGGGGACTGGAGCAGCTGTTCCCACCCGGCCTGGGCCCTTGCCCACCACTCAGTATTCCCCCGGTTCCTCTTCAGGTGCTACCGCCCCACCGCCCACCTCCGCGGCCCCGAGCGCCCAGGGCTCCCCACAGCCCTCCGCTTCCTCGTCATCTCAGTTCTCTACCTCAGGCGGGCCCTGGGCCCGGGAGCGCAGGGCGGGCGAAGAGCCAGCCCCGGGCCCCATGACCCccgcacccccgcccccacccctgccgctGCCCCCTGCTCGTTCTGAGTCTGAGGTGCTAGAAGAGATAAGTCGGGCCTGTGAGACCCTTGTGGAGCGGGTGGGCCGGAGCACCGCAGACCCGGCCGACCCAGTGGACACGGCAGATCGAGCGGACAGCGGGACTGAGCGACTGCAGCCCCCAGCTCAGGCCAAGGAGGAGAGCGGTGGGGTGGCGGCCGCAGCACGACCAGGGAGCAGCAAGAGGCGGCAGAAGGAGCACCGGCGGCACCGGCGGGCCTGTAAGGACAGTGTGGGTCGGCGGCCCCGGGAGGGCagggccaaggccaaggccaaggcccCCAAAGAAAAGAGCCGCCGAGTGCTGGGGAACCTGGACCTGCAGAGCGAGGAGATCCAGGGTCGTGAGAAGGCCCGGCCGGATCTGGGCGGGGCCTCCAAGGCCAAGCCGCCCGTAGCTCCGGGCCCTCCGCCAGCTCCTGCACCCTCTGTCCAGCCCACACCCCCGGCAGCCCCTGTCCCTGGGAAGAAGGCTCGGGAGGAAGCTCCGGGGCCACTGGGTGTCAGCCGGGCTGACATGCTGAAGCTGCGCTCACTTAGTGAAGGGCCCCCCAAGGAGCTGAAGATCCGGCTCATCAAAGTAGAAAGTGGTGACAAGGAGACCTTCATCGCCTCGGAGGTGGAAGAGCGGAGGCTGCGGATGGCAGACCTCACCATCAGCCACTGTGCTGCCGACGTCGTGAGGGCCAGCAA GAATGCCAAGGTGAAAGGGAAGTTTCGAGAGTCCTACCTTTCCCCTGCCCAGTCTGTGAAACCGAAGATCAACTCGGAGGAGAAGCTGCCCCGGGAAAAACTGAACCCGCCCACACCCAGCATCTAT CTGGAGAGTAAACGGGATGCCTTCTCGCCGGTGCTGCTGCAGTTCTGTACAGACCCTCGAAATCCCATCACCGTGATCCGGGGCCTGGCAGGCTCCCTGCGGCTCA ACTTGGGCCTCTTCTCCACCAAGACGCTGGTGGAGGCCAGTGGTGAGCACACGGTGGAGGTGCGCACCCAGGTGCAGCAGCCCTCAGATGAGAACTGGGACCTGACAGGCACGCGACAGATCTGGCCCTGCGAGAGCTCCCGTTCCCACACCACCATTGCCAAGTACGCGCAGTACCAGGCCTCATCCTTCCAAGAGTCCCTGCAG gaggagaaggagagtgaGGACGAGGAGTCCGAGGAGCCGGACAGCACCACGGGAACCCCTCCTAG CAGCGCACCGGATCCGAAGAACCATCACATCATCAAGTTTGGCACCAACATCGACCTGTCCGATGCCAAGCG GTGGAAGCCccagctgcaggagctgctgAAGCTGCCCGCCTTCATGCGGGTAACCTCCACGGGCAACATGCTGAGCCACGTGGGCCACACCATCCTGGGCATGAACACAGTGCAGCTGTACATGAAGGTCCCAGGCAGCCGAACGCCAG GCCATCAGGAGAACAACAACTTCTGCTCGGTCAACATCAACATTGGCCCAGGAGACTGCGAGTGGTTCGCGGTGCATGAGCACTACTGGGAGACCATCAGCGCTTTCTGCGACCG GCATGGCGTGGACTACCTGACGGGTTCCTGGTGGCCAATCCTGGATGACCTCTATGCTTCCAACATCCCTGTGTACCGCTTCGTGCAGCGCCCCGGAGACCTTGTGTGGATTAATGCGGGGACCGTGCACTGGGTGCAGGCCACCGGCTGGTGCAACAACATCGCCTGGAACGTGGGGCCCCTCACCggtgagggggcggggccggTGGTGGGGTGA